One genomic segment of Misgurnus anguillicaudatus chromosome 25, ASM2758022v2, whole genome shotgun sequence includes these proteins:
- the gars1 gene encoding glycine--tRNA ligase: MLSLRCLTSALLLRTGIQTVTVRSVPRSSPILLWVFPAVRPISLSSCLCKKRKISAWLENMDGNVEEILAPLRLAVKEQGDLVRQLKVDNAPDVDVSKAVAELKARKKILEAKELSLQPKDDIVDRTKMEDTLKRRFFYDQAFAIYGGVSGLYDFGPVGCALKNNILQVWRQHFIQEEQILEIDCTMLTPEPVLKTSGHVDKFADYMVKDVKNGECFRADHLLKAHLQKLMSDKKCTAEKKSEMENVITQMDNYTQQELADLFVQYNVKSPITGNDLTPPISFNLMFQTSIGPSGNMTGYLRPETAQGIFLNFKRLLEFNQGKLPFAAAQIGNSFRNEISPRSGLIRVREFTMAEIEHFVDPNEKIHSKFSNVADLEILLYSSKAQTSGQSAHIMRLGDAVEQGVINNSVLGYFIGRIYLYLIKVGVAKDKLRFRQHMDNEMAHYACDCWDAETKTSYGWIEIVGCADRSCYDLLCHARATKVPLVAEKPLKEPKVVNVVQFEPNKGAIGKAYKKDAKLAMEYLAICDECYITEQEKLLNENGEFTIETEGKTFKLTKDMVTIKRFQKTLHVEEVVPNVIEPSFGIGRIMYSIFEHTFRIREGDEQRTYFSLPATVAPYKCSVLPLSQNQEFMPFVRELSEALTRNGVSHKVDDSSGSIGRRYARTDEIGVAFGITIDFDTVNKTPHTATLRDRDSMRQIRAEVRELPEIIRDLANGTITWGEVETKYPVFEGQETSKKETAEE; the protein is encoded by the exons ATGCTGTCTTTGCGGTGCCTAACATCAGCACTCCTCTTGAGGACCGGAATACAGACCGTTACCGTCCGCTCGGTTCCGAGATCCAGTCCGATACTCCTGTGGGTTTTCCCCGCTGTCAGACCGATCTCACTGTCCTCCTGTTTGTGTAAGAAGAGAAAGATAAGCGCGTGGCTTGAGAATATGGATGGCAACGTTGAAGAGATTTTGGCTCCTTTGAGGCTGGCAGTAAAGGAGCAG GGTGATCTTGTCCGTCAGCTGAAGGTAGACAATGCTCCTGATGTTGATGTCTCTAAGGCTGTAGCAGAACTCAAAGCTCGCAAGAAAATCCTTGAGGCAAAG GAGCTTTCCTTACAGCCAAAAGATGACATAGTGGACAGAACTAAAATGGAGGACACTCTAAAGagacggttcttctatgatcaAGCATTTGCCATTTATGGAG GCGTAAGTGGTCTGTATGATTTCGGCCCCGTGGGTTGCGCTCTGAAGAACAACATACTGCAGGTCTGGAGACAGCACTTTATCCAAGAGGAGCAGATTCTGGAGATCGACTGCACCATGCTCACACCCGAACCTGTTCTCAA AACATCAGGGCATGTGGATAAGTTTGCTGACTACATGGTTAAGGATGTCAAAAATGGAGAGTGTTTCCGTGCTGATCATCTCCTTAAAG ctCATCTACAGAAATTAATGAGTGACAAGAAATGTACTGCAGAAAAGAAAAGTGAGATGGAAAATGTCATCACTCAG ATGGATAATTATACTCAGCAGGagttggcagatttgtttgtgCAATACAATGTCAAGTCTCCCATTACAGGAAATGATCTTACACCTCCCATCTCATTCAACCTGATGTTCCAAACATCCATTGGACCTAGCGGTAACATGACCG GATACCTAAGACCAGAAACTGCTCAGGGAATCTTCCTCAACTTTAAACGTCTCTTGGAGTTCAACCAGGGAAAGCTGCCATTTGCTGCAGCCCAGATCGGAAATTCCTTCAGGAATGAGATCTCACCTCGCTCTGGTTTAATTCGTGTCAG AGAGTTTACAATGGCTGAGATTGAGCATTTTGTAGACCCGAATGAAAAGATTCATTCCAAGTTCTCCAACGTAGCCGATCTTGAAATCCTGCTTTACTCTTCCAAAGCACAAACCAGTGGGCAGTCCGCCCATATAATGAGACTTGGAGATGCAGTGGAGCAG GGAGTTATTAACAACTCAGTCTTAGGCTACTTTATCGGAAGGATCTACCTTTATCTGATCAAAGTGGGCGTGGCAAAGGACAAGCTTCGTTTCCGTCAGCATATGGATAATGAGATGGCCCACTATGCCTGTGACTGCTGGGATGCTGAGACCAAAACCTCTTAT GGATGGATTGAGATTGTAGGGTGTGCTGACCGCTCATGTTATGATCTCTTGTGCCATGCCCGGGCCACCAAAGTCCCTCTGGTTGCTGAGAAACCCTTAAAGGAACC CAAAGTTGTAAATGTTGTTCAGTTTGAGCCAAACAAAGGAGCCATCGGCAAAGCATACAAGAAAGATGCCAAGCTTGCCATGGAGTACCTTGCCATCTGTGATGAATGTTATATCACAGAACAAGAGAAACTTCTCAATGAGAATGG tGAGTTCACCATTGAAACTGAGGGCAAGACTTTCAAACTCACCAAGGACATGGTGACCATCAAGAGGTTCCAGAAGACCCTGCATG TTGAAGAGGTTGTTCCTAATGTGATCGAACCCTCATTCGGCATCGGAAGAATCATGTACTCCATCTTCGAACACACATTCCGCATCAGAGAGGGTGACGAACAAAGAACG TATTTCAGCTTACCTGCCACTGTTGCACCATACAAATGCTCTGTCCTTCCACTGAGCCAAAATCAGGAATTCATGCCGTTTGTTCGAGAATTAT CCGAAGCTCTTACCAGGAATGGCGTCTCGCACAAGGTGGACGATTCTTCAGGATCTATCGGAAGACGGTACGCTAGAACAGATGAGATCGGTGTGGCATTCGGCATCACCATCGACTTCGACACGGTCAACAAAACGCCCCACACAGCTACCCTGAGAGACCGGGACTCCATGAGACAGATCAGAGCTGAG GTCCGCGAGTTGCCAGAAATCATTCGTGATTTGGCCAATGGTACCATCACATGGGGGGAGGTGGAGACCAAGTACCCCGTCTTTGAGGGCCAGGAAACCAGCAAAAAGGAGACGGCAGAGGAGTAG
- the hhatlb gene encoding hedgehog acyltransferase like, b produces MGVKAALPRYELYVYIVVLCMAMLWSTRWIFDVSSSNSNRKTFKTSIQPGWYYSGRKMDTADVEWMMWFSTFRDHIIFALSGHVIFAKICSMLAPQYRSLVYMAYGMLAVFTSMGWAYVTLILSHCILLYSISLVKLRWLCFTAGLTTLATFKMEPFISWQAGFVSGSFELRPILYYGGCGFTIMRCMSFALENCEKKDGNYSILELLKYNFYLPFFFFGPVMTFDKFYLQANNPNLTRKEGEMWNISIQALLHLGIITIVAFIFHFMYILTVPSDMKLLKHISDWALIGLAYLNLVYDWVKAAVMFGVINTVSRLDHLDPPKPPKCITMLYVFSETHFDRGINNWLCKYVYNYLGGKHENTVNELIASLCTYGIAALWLGPSWVVFTWAFLNCFGLNFELWTTRFFNMEPFISIEMAISDSMSRRIRAVFNTFNFWMIVLYNILILNSLDFTNLVAKRLLLKGFPFTTITAMFVTYCLIQMIKERERRQALIDDPDPIPPPAPIPPPSTAPSTTTVPSTQTDAAAAAQPVDANKEKAE; encoded by the exons ATGGGGGTCAAAGCAGCTCTTCCCAGGTATGAGCTCTATGTTTACATTGTAGTGCTGTGTATGGCAATGCTCTGGTCTACAAGATGGATATTTGATGTGTCCAGCT CAAATTCCAACAGAAAAACCTTTAAGACCAGCATTCAGCCAGGATGGTACTACTCTGGCAGAAAAATG GATACGGCTGATGTCGAGTGGATGATGTGGTTCTCTACGTTCAGAGATCATATCATCTTTGCTCTTTCAGGTCATGTGATCTTTGCCAAGATCTGCTCTATGCTGGCTCCTCAG TACAGATCCCTGGTTTACATGGCGTACGGTATGCTGGCTGTTTTCACCAGTATGGGCTGGGCATACGTCACTCTCATCCTCTCTCACTGTATACTGTTGTACAGCATCTCTCTGGTTAAGCTCAGGTGGCTCTGCTTTACGGCAGGCCTCACCACACTGGCCACCTTTAAAATGGAGCCCTTCATTTCCTGGCAG GCAGGATTTGTTAGTGGCTCTTTTGAGCTTCGTCCTATCCTGTACTATGGTGGCTGTGGGTTCACCATCATGCGCTGCATGAGCTTCGCTCTTGAGAACTGTGAGAAGAAGGATGGAAACTACAGCATCTTGGAGCTTCTCAAGTACAACTTTTACCttcctttttttttctttggtcCCGTCATGACCTTCGACAAATTCTACCTTCAG GCCAATAACCCAAACCTAACCAGGAAGGAAGGGGAGATGTGGAATATTTCCATCCAGGCCCTCCTGCATTTGGGAATCATTACTATAGTAGCGTTCATCTTTCACTTCATGTACATTCTCACCGTACCCAGTGACATGAAGCTTCTTAAACACATCTCTGACTGGGCACTCA TCGGATTGGCCTACTTGAATCTGGTGTATGATTGGGTAAAAGCTGCTGTGATGTTCGGGGTGATAAACACAGTGTCAAGACTGGATCATCTGGACCCTCCCAAACCGCCAAAATGCATCACTATGCTTTATGTGTTTTCTGAGAC ACACTTTGATCGAGGAATTAACAACTGGCTTTGCAA ATATGTTTATAACTACCTTGGCGGTAAACATGAGAACACTGTGAATGAGCTGATAGCGTCTCTGTGCACGTATGGTATCGCTGCCCTATGGCTTGGACCAAGCTGGGTAGTTTTCACCTGGGCTTTCTTAAACTGCTTTGGCCTTAATTTTGAATTATGGACTACCAGGTTCTTCAACATGGAGCCGTTTATTTCTATTGAG ATGGCAATATCCGATTCAATGTCACGCAGAATAAGGGCTGTGTTTAATACCTTCAACTTCTGGATGATTGTTCTCTACAACATCTTGATTCTGAACAGTCTAGATTTTACAAACCTTGTTGCCAAGAGATTGTTACTTAAAG GTTTTCCCTTCACTACCATCACTGCCATGTTTGTTACCTACTGCCTAATTCAAATGATTAAGGAAAGAGAAAGGAGGCAAGCTCTGATCGATGATCCAGACCCAATCCCACCTCCTGCCCCCATTCCTCCACCCTCCACTGCACCCAGCACCACCACAGTACCCAGCACCCAGACAGATGCTGCTGCCGCTGCCCAGCCTGTGGACGCCAACAAGGAGAAAGCAGAGTAG